The Mytilus edulis chromosome 12, xbMytEdul2.2, whole genome shotgun sequence genome contains a region encoding:
- the LOC139497423 gene encoding GTPase IMAP family member 4-like — protein MAEKLPNNTIRIALIGKTGAGKSALGNNILRKLAFKSVTGSESVTYVCKMESAELQNGEFVQVVDTPGIMDTSKRNVAREVTKSIAYLSPGPHAFLLVLQPNRATTEEIKSLTELTNLFGDESYLKHTIIVMVRRNEIENDDGSLMDIHSFIETRSCEAVKDLYMKCGKRIIAVDNKERDEEIKEKFRKELVDMIKNFNGYYSHEYFEMVIKYKELFNVMAKHRENQIKEIAHIKKTYNLEQLKIDEKHQVLRQEKEQREKIEREELNRRFERTIQLLEEQIKEKNKKSCVIS, from the exons atggcaGAAAAATTGCCAAACAATAC aatAAGAATTGCATTGATTGGAAAAACTGGGGCTGGAAAAAGTGCTTTAGGAAATAATATACTGCGAAAACTTGCATTCAAATCTGTTACTGGCAGTGAATCAGTAACATATGTTTGCAAGATGGAATCAGCTGAACTTCAAAACGGCGAATTCGTCCAAGTTGTAGATACACCCGGAATTATGGATACATCAAAGCGAAACGTGGCGCGTGAAGTAACAAAATCAATAGCATATTTATCTCCAGGCCCACATGCGTTTTTACTGGTACTGCAACCAAACAGGGCTACAACAGAAGAAATAAAATCGCTAACAGAGTTAACAAATCTGTTTGGAGATGAATCATACCTAAAACACACAATCATAGTAATGGTCCGTCGAAACGAAATTGAAAACGACGATGGAAGTCTCATGGATATCCATTCATTTATTGAAACTAGATCCTGCGAGGCAGTAAAAGACCTGTACATGAAGTGTGGGAAACGGATTATCGCGGTTGACAACAAAGAAAGAGACGAGGAAATAAAAGAAAAGTTCAGAAAGGAGTTAGTAGATATGATTAAGAACTTCAACGGATATTACTCACACGAATATTTTGAAATGGTTATAAAGTATAAAGAACTCTTCAACGTAATGGCCAAACATAGGGAAAATCAAATTAAAGAGATAGCACACATTAAGAAAACATACAATCTAGAGCAGCTAAAAATAGATGAAAAACATCAAGTGCTTCGACAAGAGAAAGAACAACGTGAAAAGATCGAAAGAGAAGAGTTAAACAGAAGATTTGAAAGGACAATCCAATTATTAGAGGAACAGAttaaagagaaaaataaaaaaagttgtgtCATTTCATGA